The following proteins come from a genomic window of Dreissena polymorpha isolate Duluth1 chromosome 1, UMN_Dpol_1.0, whole genome shotgun sequence:
- the LOC127865146 gene encoding uncharacterized protein LOC127865146 produces the protein MTTRLVQTTLTGTPAEVRCKCGKICKNLRGLRIHQARSACGQKASQKQRTSLILGETQEDTSQEATHRTRDLSADEMPSDSTQIPDESQIDHLLELLQTQDDSEPVKEVPHKTPPATPEEEKRPRIEWPKTSNKKAWTDFDHELDLILEATLQGAVERKLVAMTSLIYTVGKERYGVYVPKHSKPSSQPNRRERQIQAIRQELKKLRKAYRNAKDEEKLGLQELRDLQRKQLRELRKAETARKNRRKRAQQKTSFIANPYKFSKKLLDKEKSGILNSSMEEIQTHLRDTHSDTRRDDPLGPCAHIMPEPAPTIALDSKEPTLAEVKDVVKKARAGSAPGPNGIPYKVYKMCPRLLRRLWRLIKVVWRKGQVPECWQKAESLFVPKETNSHNISQFRTISLLNVEGNFFFAVLARRLTTYLTANKYVDTSIQKGGVPGFSGCVEHTSALSQLIREAKVNQQDLTVVWLDLANAYGSIPHQLIRRALDHYHIPAHVQKIVLGYLDNIQLRFSVREKITEWQRLEKGIITGCTVSVVLFVMGMNLILNAAKKETRGPKTASGIYLPSNRSFMDDLTITTQTHVQARWVLLALESTTSWARMKFKPKKSRSLIIKKGQSTKKFNLQVQGEDIPSIMDMEEFKASKARLVVTLKESRDDKIRKAGIETRTGRKWSASQAVTQAESRLRQKDIVGTTTSGRQGLGISTCPRWSQAASGEKRKMVVDEVRKMEEEERRSRAVAMGSQGAWTKWDTTPRKMTWGQIWKYEPLRISFLLRSVYDLLPSPANLHRWGMQDSPSCQLCNRTGSMEHILSACSTALTQGRYRWRHDQVLRDMADILERQRMKKRKQPQPKTIHFVKEGQSAPKGKRTTSSVLDEADNWNMAVDLQKKLVFPEVVQTNLRPDIVIWSKTAKHLVMIELTIPWETRCEEAYERKKTKYSDLMDQCRQQGWRTWLFPVEIGARGFPANSLWKMLGAMGLKGHERRTAVGRLEKSAERASSWLWSRRDERSWKPVTNT, from the exons ATGACGACACGGCTAGTACAAACGACACTGACTGGAACACCGGCAGAAGTTAGATGTAAGTGCGGGAAAATCTGTAAGAACCTCAGGGGTCTACGGATTCACCAGGCAAGATCGGCATGTGGTCAAAAGGCATCCCAGAAGCAGCGCACAAGTTTAATCCTTGGTGAGACGCAGGAGGACACTAGTCAGGAGGCTACCCACAGAACTAGAGACCTCTCTGCAGATGAGATGCCATCTGACAGCACACAGATTCCTGATGAATCCCAGATTGATCATCTCCTTGAGTTACTTCAAACCCAAGATGACTCTGAACCAGTAAAAGAAGTACCGCATAAGACCCCACCAGCAACACCAGAGGAGGAAAAGAGACCAAGAATAGAGTGGCCAAAGACTTCGAATAAAAAGGCATGGACAGACTTTGATCACGAGCTAGATCTTATCCTGGAAGCAACTCTACAAGGGGCAGTTGAGAGAAAACTAGTGGCCATGACAAGCCTAATTTACACGGTTGGCAAAGAACGATATGGAGTCTATGTACCCAAACATTCCAAACCGTCAAGTCAACCCAACAGGAGAGAGAGGCAGATACAGGCCATTAGACAAGAGCTTAAGAAACTGAGAAAGGCATATAGAAACGCCAAAGACGAGGAGAAACTTGGATTGCAAGAGCTACGAGACTTGCAGAGAAAGCAACTGAGGGAACTCAGAAAAGCAGAGACAGCAAGAAAGAACAGACGAAAGAGAGCACAACAAAAGACTTCATTTATAGCCAACCCATACAAGTTCTCCAAAAAGTTGCTAGACAAGGAGAAATCAGGCATCCTCAACAGCTCAATGGAGGAGATACAGACCCACCTGAGGGATACACACTCTGACACCAGAAGAGATGACCCTTTGGGCCCATGTGCACACATCATGCCTGAACCAGCTCCAACTATAGCACTTGACAGTAAAGAACCCACCCTGGCTGAGGTGAAAGATGTAGTGAAGAAAGCTAGAGCTGGCTCTGCCCCAGGACCTAATGGAATACCATATAAGGTCTACAAGATGTGCCCAAGACTGCTTCGTCGCCTTTGGCGCCTAATTAAGGTGGTATGGAGAAAAGGACAGGTACCCGAGTGCTGGCAGAAAGCAGAAAGCCTATTTGTCCCTAAGGAAACAAACTCGCACAACATTAGCCAGTTCAGGacaatatcacttttaaatgtgGAAGGCAATTTCTTCTTTGCTGTTCTCGCTAGAAGACTGACCACATACCTTACTGCTAACAAATATGTGGATACTTCAATCCAAAAAGGAGGTGTGCCTGGATTTTCTGGTTGTGTAGAGCACACAAGCGCTTTAAGCCAGCTGATACGTGAAGCGAAAGTGAACCAACAGGATTTGACAGTAGTATGGCTAGACCTAGCCAATGCATACGGCTCCATACCACACCAGCTAATACGAAGAGCGCTGGATCACTATCACATACCAGCACATGTACAGAAGATTGTCCTAGGGTACCTAGACAACATTCAGCTGCGCTTCTCAGTGAGAGAGAAGATAACAGAGTGGCAGAGGCTTGAGAAGGGAATCATTACTGGCTGCACCGTTTCCGTTGTCCTATTTGTCATGGGCATGAACCTCATCCTGAATGCTGCCAAGAAGGAAACCCGTGGACCAAAAACTGCGTCAGGGATCTACCTACCAAGCAACAGGAGCTTCATGGATGACTTGACTATAACAACCCAGACACATGTGCAGGCTAGATGGGTCCTCTTAGCTCTTGAGAGTACAACATCTTGGGCAAGAATGAAATTCAAGCCAAAGAAATCCAGAAGCCTTATCATCAAGAAAGGCCAGTCAACCAAGAAGTTCAACCTCCAGGTACAGGGAGAAGACATACCATCTATCATGGATA TGGAGGAGTTCAAGGCATCAAAGGCACGGCTGGTGGTAACTCTGAAAGAATCCCGAGATGATAAGATCAGGAAAGCTGGCATAGAGACAAGAACAGGGAGAAAGTGGTCAGCCAGCCAGGCAGTGACCCAGGCAGAAAGTAGACTTAGGCAGAAAGACATTGTTGGAACAACCACTAGCGGGCGCCAAGGTCTTGGAATCTCAACATGTCCTAGATGGAGCCAAGCAGCCAGTGGGGAAAAAAGGAAAATGGTAGTAGATGAAGTGCGGAAGATGGAAGAAGAAGAGAGAAGATCTAGAGCAGTAGCCATGGGCTCACAGGGAGCATGGACAAAATGGGACACCACACCAAGGAAGATGACATGGGGCCAGATCTGGAAGTATGAGCCTTTGCGAATCAGCTTCTTACTGCGGTCGGTATATGATCTGCTACCCTCACCAGCTAACCTACACAGATGGGGAATGCAAGACAGCCCATCATGTCAACTGTGTAACAGAACTGGAAGCATGGAGCACATACTATCGGCATGCAGCACAGCACTCACGCAAGGCAGATATAGATGGCGCCATGACCAAGTGCTTCGAGATATGGCAGACATTCTTGAAAGACAGCGAATGAAGAAGAGAAAACAGCCACAGCCAAAAACCATCCACTTTGTCAAGGAAGGCCAGTCAGCACCTAAAGGCAAAAGAACAACATCTTCAGTACTTGACGAAGCTGACAATTGGAACATGGCTGTTGACCTACAGAAAAAGCTTGTCTTTCCGGAGGTAGTACAAACCAATCTCAGACCCGACATTGTCATCTGGTCCAAGACTGCAAAGCACCTGGTGATGATTGAATTGACAATCCCATGGGAAACAAGGTGTGAAGAAGCCTACGAGAGGAAGAAAACCAAGTACTCTGATCTCATGGACCAATGCAGACAACAAGGATGGAGAACCTGGCTGTTCCCTGTTGAAATAGGAGCAAGGGGTTTCCCAGCCAATTCACTATGGAAGATGTTGGGCGCCATGGGACTCAAGGGCCATGAGAGAAGGACTGCTGTGGGCAGACTAGAAAAATCAGCTGAAAGGGCATCCAGTTGGCTATGGTCTCGAAGAGATGAGAGGAGCTGGAAGCCAGTCACCAACACGTAG